TTGACGTCCTTGATCTCGAATGTCTCGACGTACAGCTCATCCAGTCGAATGATAGCCATAGCATCGTCCACGTCAAAACCCAGAGTGAATGCTCGCACGAAATCGGTTCCCTTCTGCAGAGCCGAGTTGTCGACGGTATTTGAGCATGTTCGcagctcaagctgcttcTTTCGGGGGTTCATTCGTACCTGcagcttgagctgctcaaccagAGGAGGGTAGATCTTCATCCACTCGTTCTTGAGAGGAGCCATTCGATGAGGAGGAATAGGCACCTTCATTCGGCCAGGCTTGACGCCCTCGCCGGCGTTGACGGCAGATGCAAATCGGGGCTTTCCGTCCTGGTCGAGAGTCATCTCGGCGTCGTCATCCTTCTCCTGGAGCACGGCAATGTCTTCTCGAGGTCCGTCCATGGAGATCATgacctcgtcctcctcagcaCCCTCAGTTTGGGGGATGGCGACGGGAGCGTCTGTGGTGGGCTCGGTGGcctgtgtctgtctctttGCCGTTGGGGCACCCATGTTTTTATCAGTTTTTGTGGTTGTAACGGATCGTTAACAGAGTGAGAAATCAGGCTGCATGAGAAACGGATTTTTTCCAAATTAAATTTTTGGCCAGTGACTGCAACTCTAATTAATGGCTGGGCACGATGCAAGCGCTATGTGAAGGGCTTACGGGAACCAAGATAGCTCATAGCGTGTCCAACTGGTAATAATGGTTGGGAAGAGACAATTAATTGGCGTGAATGGGAGTAGTCGATGAGAGCAAATAAATTTATTAGCAAGCATAGACATCTGACCCACTTATATACGGTTGCCCACTGACTCACTTCTATACGGGTTGCAGATATttcgtacagtagctagaTTGAAAGAGATGTCTCACTACGGATCCAGACCCCCAACTAATTGCTCATCAATAACCCCAATTAATACTTACCCAATATTGCACCCAACGCCACAAAATATAGTTTGCCAATTACGCTTGCGTGCCAGCCTCAGCATGCCAGTTTCTTGGTGTAAAAATCTTATAAGCTTTAAGCCAATATGCAGGCGCAGAGGGAACATGAGCAACGAAGGAAAGACATTACACTCGGGCTCTCTTCTCATTGCACTGTACTTCCCCACAGAAACGACAACGTCTCAAAATTCAAGTTGACCTATTTGCTAGGACTGACCGCCCCATTCAACTACCGTCGTCTACACAAATACAACAGTCCCAGCTAGTTCAACACTATGCTCAATAATGGCAACACTACACAGAGTTTCCAGACTCTGTACTAGACGGCTTGCCTTGCCCTCTCAACGGAGTAGTTGGTTGAAACTTACGACCCTGTCCCCTCGACCCTTTCTTACACACCCTACCACTCTCCCTGTGACACCGTGGTATTCTCTGCGGCATTCGTTTCACTCTACAAGTGGCGTGAGGGCTGAACTGGAGGAAACGTCACGAAACGTGCGCAAGTCCAGTGAGAACCTGCACAATGCTGCAAAGGAGCTGGGCAGCAAGAGCGAGGGCGAAAAGACCGTCACAGATACAGACTCAgtcacagacacaaagccAGAAGACAAGCCAAGATGGAAGAGAcccaccaaggaggaaatgCTGTCGACTGCCACGGGCTTCTACAATCGAATGCGAGTGCGGTTCAAGTGGGCGCTCTTCCGCCAGGACCGACCCACCAACATGGACGACATTTCTGCATTTCTTTCGTGGTTCATGGTCGGTAACATTGTGTGGATCGTGCTGGGtaccaccaccttcttctcgttgGTGCTCTTCACCATGAACACCGTGTTCGCACAGGAATGGATCGCATCCAAGATCGGAAACATTGTCTCACGACAGACCGGCATGTCTGTCGTCTTTGAGGAGGCAATTGTGCCCCATTGGAAGGGTGGCGTCATCCAGTTTCGCAACGTTTTCGTGTCCCGAAGGCCTGGAGGCGGACACAAGGCCCGAAAGGGTAGCCAAGGggaggctgctgccctAGCTGGTGAGAAGCAGTATGGCAGCTTGTCATCGGCTCCGCCGGACGATGACGGCAACTACACACAATTTGACCTGACCATCGAGACAGTGGATGTGACCCTGTCGTTTTCGAAATACATGTCAGGAAAGGGTATcctcaaggaggttgaggttaAGGGAATTCGAGGAGTGGTTGATCGGAACCATCTACGATGGAAACGCAACCAGGACCCTCGAAACAATCGAAACGTACATAAGACCGGCGATTTTGAGATTGAAAACTTCAAGCTCGAAGACGCGCTGGTGTCTCTGCATCAGCCGGGCAGAGACAAGCCCTTCAACGTATCTGTGTTCAACATGGAGTTGCCCCAGCTCCGAAAGCACTGGTTGTTCTACGATCTACTATCTGCCAACAACCTGAGTGGATCGTATGACAACTCCCTGTTCACCATCCACCCTCGGCAGATTCACGGAGTGCCTTCTTCGCAACTCAACGAAGACAAAACCTGGAAGAAGGTATCTCGTCTGAGAGTTGATAAGGTGAACATTGAGCACCTCAACCGAGGAGTTCAGGGCGCGTTCGGCTGGATTGTGTCAGGAAACGTGGACCTTCTGGCCGACCTCATGCTTCCTTCAGATACTGACGACTACACGATGTCTGAAATGATGAAGGACGTACTAGAGAGATGGGAGCATACTCTGATGCGTCGAGGCCGAAAATCAGGTGACCCCATTTCCATGCCAGGTGGAAGCCACTCGGATGAGCCTCTAACAACCTCTGCACAGGCCGCGCAGGCTCAGAAATACCTGGTCCTGGACTTGCGTGTCCAGCTCAACGATGTGCGGGCAGCAGTTCCGCTGTTCAACACTGACCTCAACTACGTCAACAACGCCATGATCCGACCCATTGTGGCGTACATAAACTCTCGAGACACATATATCCCCATTAACTGCCGTGTGGTCAAGAAGGTTGACGACTTTGCTGGCTCGTGGACCATGTACGACTC
This genomic interval from Yarrowia lipolytica chromosome 1E, complete sequence contains the following:
- a CDS encoding uncharacterized protein (Compare to YALI0E01122g, highly similar to KLLA0C06446g Kluyveromyces lactis, similar to Saccharomyces cerevisiae PNO1 (YOR145C); ancestral locus Anc_5.482) produces the protein MGAPTAKRQTQATEPTTDAPVAIPQTEGAEEDEVMISMDGPREDIAVLQEKDDDAEMTLDQDGKPRFASAVNAGEGVKPGRMKVPIPPHRMAPLKNEWMKIYPPLVEQLKLQVRMNPRKKQLELRTCSNTVDNSALQKGTDFVRAFTLGFDVDDAMAIIRLDELYVETFEIKDVKTLQGDHLGRAIGRIAGKDGKTKFAIENASRTRVVLADSKIHILGGFTNIKIAREAIVSLILGSPPGKVYGNLRIVASRMKERF
- a CDS encoding uncharacterized protein (Compare to YALI0E01144g, similar to KLLA0B04246g Kluyveromyces lactis possible transmembrane segment, similar to Saccharomyces cerevisiae MDM32 (YOR147W); ancestral locus Anc_5.483) encodes the protein MATLHRVSRLCTRRLALPSQRSSWLKLTTLSPRPFLTHPTTLPVTPWYSLRHSFHSTSGVRAELEETSRNVRKSSENLHNAAKELGSKSEGEKTVTDTDSVTDTKPEDKPRWKRPTKEEMLSTATGFYNRMRVRFKWALFRQDRPTNMDDISAFLSWFMVGNIVWIVLGTTTFFSLVLFTMNTVFAQEWIASKIGNIVSRQTGMSVVFEEAIVPHWKGGVIQFRNVFVSRRPGGGHKARKGSQGEAAALAGEKQYGSLSSAPPDDDGNYTQFDLTIETVDVTLSFSKYMSGKGILKEVEVKGIRGVVDRNHLRWKRNQDPRNNRNVHKTGDFEIENFKLEDALVSLHQPGRDKPFNVSVFNMELPQLRKHWLFYDLLSANNLSGSYDNSLFTIHPRQIHGVPSSQLNEDKTWKKVSRLRVDKVNIEHLNRGVQGAFGWIVSGNVDLLADLMLPSDTDDYTMSEMMKDVLERWEHTLMRRGRKSGDPISMPGGSHSDEPLTTSAQAAQAQKYLVLDLRVQLNDVRAAVPLFNTDLNYVNNAMIRPIVAYINSRDTYIPINCRVVKKVDDFAGSWTMYDSGLMDNISEEVYQAFAENVSNDEARHRRMKKVSLWSLQLAAQLLLLSIGTIA